A single region of the Cyclopterus lumpus isolate fCycLum1 chromosome 16, fCycLum1.pri, whole genome shotgun sequence genome encodes:
- the sphk2 gene encoding sphingosine kinase 2, with protein MRSPEPSSPSTAEALLHGQFASWGSGSNSNNNSCPNSPGGPGGLSPAASPTPASNYALTLTHTHIHIQRLSPKPGKEARLLLPLSELVGCSCPRAPAPPLLVLYWYPPGKRRKGVSRRRQVRAYLAESRCEAERWSAAVQCLLRGVTVTADTEFSRSLLPRPRRLLLLVNPFSGRGQAMQWCQTHILPMIREANISYNLIQTERQNHARELIREISLPEWDGIIIVSGDGLLHEVINGLMERPDWEQAIKTPVGILPCGSGNALAGSINHHAGYDMCLREPLLLNCCFLLCRGGVRPMDVVSVTTSPPPSINSRAASPRRLFSFLSVAWGFVSDVDIESERYRGLGSARFTLGTLVRIASLRSYKGRLSYLPPSISTPSPDATPPLPRRPLSRSITEGLEGFCRTPIHRTCSDMGISEQRSLRKGEGEREKEERQRERERRRERARGGGTGVVRASSLAEDREREMEAEEKRSGTCSESSESIEREDCNMGRVERLAGIKDEREDEGGVEQDSSEMEEEDRKKDGEGRGGSAEGERVLHARELEESGGVDMGREADEEQAGCPTCQDSLQEARPALRKNSAPSSQIANTLFNQPISQEADSGTSYGVEDMDLNGTYYQKEPYQLDVARERSLTISSPFRHTPFSYKPKTLDQNQNGSRPRPLSLLQHSHSNSLPPKLPSLSLSLSPTPPSSPSCASPHSSSYLVPRPNTPNSTSPSPSLRTPSSSFNFDIAEPAGPLKSRPFLSLLNIPRDDLLPPLDQPIPTRDWVTIEGDFVLVLALYQTHLGADLHAAPQARFDDGLIHLTFVRAGISRATLLRLFFAMERGNHHSVSSPYVSHITCKAFRLQPLSTRGTLTVDGELVPYGPLQAQVHASLARLIVGDSGVKITRF; from the exons ATGCGATCTCCAGAACCGTCTTCACCTTCCACAGCAGAAGCCCTCCTTCATGGCCAATTTGCCAGCTGGGGTTCaggcagcaacagcaacaataaCAGCTGCCCCAACAGCCCTGGTGGTCCGGGGGGACTCTCCCCTGCTGCCTCCCCTACTCCGGCCTCCAACTATGCCTTGACCCTCACTCACACCCACATACATATCCAGCGGCTGTCACCAAAGCCGGGGAAGGAAGCCCGTCTCTTGCTGCCTTTATCAGAGCTAGTGGGGTGCAGCTGCCCCCGTGCCCCCGCGCCCCCTCTTCTGGTGCTGTACTGGTACCCGCCAGGCAAGCGACGGAAAGGTGTGTCTCGGCGCAGGCAAGTGAGGGCCTACCTGGCAGAAAGCAGGTGTGAAGCTGAGAGGTGGTCGGCTGCTGTGCAGTGTCTACTCCGAGGTGTGACCGTCACTGCTGacacag AATTTTCTCGAAGTCTGCTACCTCGTCCCAGGCGACTACTGTTATTGGTCAATCCCTTCAGTGGGAGAGGCCAGGCAATGCAGTGGTGTCAGACACACATCCTGCCAATGATCAGAGAGGCCAACATCAGCTACAACCTTATACAGACAG AGCGTCAGAACCATGCCAGAGAGCTTATCAGAGAGATATCGCTCCCGGAGTGGGATGGCATCATCATTGTCTCTGGAGATGGCCTGCTGCACGAG GTAATTAATGGGCTGATGGAGCGTCCTGACTGGGAACAAGCAATAAAAACACCCGTCGGTATTCTTCCTTGTGGCTCTGGAAATGCATTGGCTGGCTCCATCAACCACCATGCAGG GTATGACATGTGCCTTCGGGAGCCCCTCCTTTTGAACTGCTGCTTTTTGCTCTGCCGCGGCGGTGTCCGACCCATGGACGTGGTTTCTGTGACAACaagccctcctccctccatcaacAGCCGTGCTGCATCACCCAGGAgactgttttctttcctctctgttgCCTGGGGCTTTGTGTCCGATGTGGACATTGAGAGTGAGAG GTATCGTGGCCTGGGCTCAGCTCGCTTCACTCTGGGCACCCTGGTGCGCATAGCTTCTCTTCGATCCTACAAGGGTCGCCTGTCCTACCTGCCTCCCTCTATTAGCACCCCATCACCAGATGCCACACCTCCTCTGCCAAGGAGACCCCTCTCCCGCAGTATCACAGAAGGCCTGGAGGGCTTTTGTCGAACGCCCATTCATCGCACCTGCTCTGACATGGGCATCAGTGAACAGAGGAGCCTGCGtaagggtgagggagagagggaaaaagaggagaggcagagagaaagggagagaagaagggagaggGCTAGGGGAGGAGGAACTGGTGTAGTGAGGGCAAGCAGCctggcagaggacagggagagggagatggaagcGGAAGAGAAGAGGTCAGGGACATGTTCGGAGAGCTCAGAATCAATTGAAAGGGAAGACTGCAATATGGGAAGGGTAGAAAGGTTGGCCGGGATCAAGGATGAAAGGGAAGATGAGGGAGGGGTAGAGCAAGACTCCagtgagatggaggaggaggataggaAAAAGGATGGAGAAGGCCGTGGTGGTTctgcagagggggagagagtgtTGCATGCAAGAGAGCTGGAAGAAAGTGGCGGGGTAGACATGGGGCGAGAGGCAGATGAAGAGCAAGCGGGTTGTCCCACTTGCCAAGATAGCCTCCAGGAGGCTAGACCGGCTCTAAGAAAGAATTCAGCACCTTCAAGCCAGATAGCCAACACTCTCTTCAACCAGCCCATAAGTCAGGAGGCTGATTCTGGCACTTCATATGGGGTGGAGGACATGGATCTGAATGGGACCTACTACCAGAAGGAACCCTACCAACTGGATGTTGCTCGTGAGCGATCTctcaccatctcctctccttttcgTCACACTCCCTTCTCCTACAAGCCCAAGACCCTGGACCAAAACCAGAATGGTTCTCGTCCGagacccctctctctcctccagcactCCCACTCAAACTCCCTCCCCCCTAAACTCCCatccctctccctgtctctttctccaaCACCCCCGTCTTCCCCTTCATGTGCCTCCCCACACTCTTCATCCTACCTCGTCCCCCGTCCTAATACCCCAAATTCCACCTCACCCTCACCATCTCTACGCACACCGTCCTCATCTTTTAACTTTGACATTGCTGAGCCAGCAGGACCACTGAAGAGCCGTCCTTTTCTCTCACTTTTGAATATCCCTCGGGATGACTTGTTACCCCCCCTCGACCAACCCATTCCCACCAGAGATTGGGTCACCATTGAAGGGGACTTTGTCCTGGTACTGGCCCTTTATCAGACCCACCTTGGGGCTGATCTTCATGCTGCGCCCCAGGCCAGGTTCGACGATGGGCTGATCCACCTGACCTTTGTGCGGGCGGGGATCTCCCGAGCGACTCTTCTGAGACTGTTTTTTGCCATGGAAAGAGGAAACCACCACTCCGTCAGCTCGCCGTACGTGAGCCATATTACCTGCAAGGCCTTCAGGCTGCAGCCTCTGTCTACACGAGGGACACTCACTGTGGATGGAGAACTGGTGCCCTATGGGCCTCTTCAAGCACAG GTTCATGCTTCCTTGGCTCGTCTCATCGTTGGTGACTCTGGAGTGAAGATTACCCGGTTCTAA
- the si:dkey-283b15.4 gene encoding cytohesin-2 isoform X2 translates to MTVDSEIFMPKSKAPKMDDLDYIPVDLSPEERSELEDIRRRKGVLLQEIQRLREELREAILEVEGLETSTEGSKTLQKSRHVAMGRKKFNMDPKKGIVFLVENEMLRHTSEDISQFLYKGEGLNKTAIGDYLGERDDFNIKVLQAFVDLHEFTDLNLVQALRQFLWSFRLPGEAQKIDRMMEAFAQRYCHCNPGVFQSTDTCYVLSFAIIMLNTSLHNPNVRDKPGLDRFISMNRGINEGGDLPEDLLRNLYESIKNEPFKIPEDDGNDLTHTFFNPDREGWLLKLGGGRVKTWKRRWFILTDNCLYYFEYTTDKEPRGIIPLENLSIREVEDPRKPNCFELYIPNNRGQLIKACKTEADGRVVEGNHNVYRISAPTPEEKDEWIHSIKYGNKNGRIMSQEKLG, encoded by the exons ATGACAGTCGACTCTGAAATATTTATGCCTAAAAGTAAAGCGCCCAAAATGGATGACCTGGACTACA TCCCTGTAGACCTGAGCCCAGAGGAGCGCTCTGAGCTGGAGGACATCCGCAGGAGGAAGGGCGTCCTGCTGCAGGAGATACAGAGGCTCAGAGAGGAATTAAGAGAGGCTATTTTGGAGGTGGAGGGGCTAGAGACCAGCACAGAGGGAAG TAAAACACTCCAGAAAAGTCGGCATGTGGCAATGGGAAGGAAGAAATTCAATATGGACCCCAAAAAG GGCATTGTGTTTCTGGTGGAGAATGAGATGCTCAGACATACTTCAGAGGATATCTCCCAGTTTCTCTACAAAGGAGAGGGCCTCAACAAGACCGCTATAGGAGATTACCTTGGAGAAAG GGATGACTTTAACATCAAAGTTCTTCAGGCTTTTGTTGACCTCCATGAGTTTACTGATCTCAACCTCGTCCAGGCCCTCAG ACAATTCCTGTGGAGTTTCCGTTTGCCCGGTGAAGCTCAGAAGATTGACAGAATGATGGAGGCCTTTGCTCAGAGATACTGCCACTGCAACCCCGGTGTCTTCCAGAGCACTG ACACATGTTATGTGCTGTCATTTGCTATCATTATGCTGAATACAAGCCTCCATAACCCAAACGTGAGGGACAAACCTGGACTGGACCGGTTCATCTCAATGAACCGAGGCATCAATGAGGGAGGAGACCTGCCTGAAGACCTGCTCAGA AATCTTTACGAAAGCATTAAAAATGAGCCCTTCAAGATCCCAGAAGACGACGGCAACGACCTGACGCACACCTTCTTCAACCCTGACAGAGAGGGCTGGCTTCTTAAACTTGG AGGAGGACGAGTGAAAACCTGGAAACGGCGATGGTTCATTCTCACAGACAACTGCCTTTATTACTTTGAATACACCACA GATAAGGAACCCCGAGGTATCATTCCCTTGGAAAACCTCAGCATCCGTGAGGTAGAAGACCCAAGAAAACCT AACTGTTTTGAGTTGTACATCCCCAACAACCGTGGTCAGCTGATCAAGGCGTGTAAGACGGAGGCCGATGGGAGAGTAGTGGAAGGAAACCACAATGTGTATCGTATCTCCGCCCCCACACCTGAGGAGAAGGATGAATGGATCCACAGCATCAAGTATGGAAATAAAAATGGGAGGATAATGTCACAAGAAAAATTAGGGTAG
- the si:dkey-283b15.4 gene encoding cytohesin-2 isoform X1, with protein sequence MTVDSEIFMPKSKAPKMDDLDYIPVDLSPEERSELEDIRRRKGVLLQEIQRLREELREAILEVEGLETSTEGSKTLQKSRHVAMGRKKFNMDPKKGIVFLVENEMLRHTSEDISQFLYKGEGLNKTAIGDYLGERDDFNIKVLQAFVDLHEFTDLNLVQALRQFLWSFRLPGEAQKIDRMMEAFAQRYCHCNPGVFQSTDTCYVLSFAIIMLNTSLHNPNVRDKPGLDRFISMNRGINEGGDLPEDLLRNLYESIKNEPFKIPEDDGNDLTHTFFNPDREGWLLKLGGRVKTWKRRWFILTDNCLYYFEYTTDKEPRGIIPLENLSIREVEDPRKPNCFELYIPNNRGQLIKACKTEADGRVVEGNHNVYRISAPTPEEKDEWIHSIKSAVSVDPFYEMLAARKKRISLKKKEEQP encoded by the exons ATGACAGTCGACTCTGAAATATTTATGCCTAAAAGTAAAGCGCCCAAAATGGATGACCTGGACTACA TCCCTGTAGACCTGAGCCCAGAGGAGCGCTCTGAGCTGGAGGACATCCGCAGGAGGAAGGGCGTCCTGCTGCAGGAGATACAGAGGCTCAGAGAGGAATTAAGAGAGGCTATTTTGGAGGTGGAGGGGCTAGAGACCAGCACAGAGGGAAG TAAAACACTCCAGAAAAGTCGGCATGTGGCAATGGGAAGGAAGAAATTCAATATGGACCCCAAAAAG GGCATTGTGTTTCTGGTGGAGAATGAGATGCTCAGACATACTTCAGAGGATATCTCCCAGTTTCTCTACAAAGGAGAGGGCCTCAACAAGACCGCTATAGGAGATTACCTTGGAGAAAG GGATGACTTTAACATCAAAGTTCTTCAGGCTTTTGTTGACCTCCATGAGTTTACTGATCTCAACCTCGTCCAGGCCCTCAG ACAATTCCTGTGGAGTTTCCGTTTGCCCGGTGAAGCTCAGAAGATTGACAGAATGATGGAGGCCTTTGCTCAGAGATACTGCCACTGCAACCCCGGTGTCTTCCAGAGCACTG ACACATGTTATGTGCTGTCATTTGCTATCATTATGCTGAATACAAGCCTCCATAACCCAAACGTGAGGGACAAACCTGGACTGGACCGGTTCATCTCAATGAACCGAGGCATCAATGAGGGAGGAGACCTGCCTGAAGACCTGCTCAGA AATCTTTACGAAAGCATTAAAAATGAGCCCTTCAAGATCCCAGAAGACGACGGCAACGACCTGACGCACACCTTCTTCAACCCTGACAGAGAGGGCTGGCTTCTTAAACTTG GAGGACGAGTGAAAACCTGGAAACGGCGATGGTTCATTCTCACAGACAACTGCCTTTATTACTTTGAATACACCACA GATAAGGAACCCCGAGGTATCATTCCCTTGGAAAACCTCAGCATCCGTGAGGTAGAAGACCCAAGAAAACCT AACTGTTTTGAGTTGTACATCCCCAACAACCGTGGTCAGCTGATCAAGGCGTGTAAGACGGAGGCCGATGGGAGAGTAGTGGAAGGAAACCACAATGTGTATCGTATCTCCGCCCCCACACCTGAGGAGAAGGATGAATGGATCCACAGCATCAA ATCTGCTGTCAGTGTTGATCCCTTCTATGAAATGCTCGCTGCCAGGAAGAAACGTATAtcactgaagaagaaggaggaacaACCCTAG